One window of the Xenopus tropicalis strain Nigerian chromosome 10, UCB_Xtro_10.0, whole genome shotgun sequence genome contains the following:
- the ndel1 gene encoding nuclear distribution protein nudE-like 1 isoform X3 has translation MQISLTMENEEIPEFLSPKEEIVYWRELAKRLKQSYQEARDELIEFQEGSRELEAELETQLVQAEQRNRDLLSDNQRLKCEVESLKEKLEHQYAQSYKQVSLLEDELARARSIKDQLHKYVRELEQANDDLERAKRATIVSLEDFEQRLNQAIERNAFLESELDEKESLLVSVQRLKDEARDLRQELAVRERQTDGTRKSAPSSPTLDCDKTDSAVQASLSLPATPVGKVSDNSFTPPKGIPNGFGTTPLTPSARISALNIVGDLLRKVGALESKLAACRNFAKDQASRKSYAPVGLNSSGGGSSALNSSGVKYSHAGHTSFFDKGQEKVIFPTLFMGQ, from the exons ATTTCCTTAACCATGGAGAACGAGGAAATCCCTGAATTCCTGAGCCCCAAGGAGGAGATTGTCTATTGGCGGGAGCTGGCAAAGAGACTGAAACAGAG TTACCAAGAGGCCCGCGATGAACTGATAGAGTTTCAGGAGGGGAGCCGAGAGCTGGAGGCCGAGCTGGAAACGCAACTGGTGCAGGCGGAACAGAGAAACCGGGATTTGTTATCTGATAACCAAAGGCTAAAGTGCGAGGTGGAGTCACTGAAG GAGAAGCTAGAGCACCAGTACGCACAGAGCTACAAACAGGTGTCGCTGCTGGAGGATGAGTTGGCCCGCGCTCGCAGCATAAAGGATCAGTTGCACAAGTACGTGAGGGAGTTGGAGCAGGCCAACGACGACTTGGAAAGAGCCAAAAG GGCGACCATCGTGTCTCTGGAAGACTTTGAACAAAGGCTGAATCAGGCCATCGAAAGAAACGCTTTCTTGGAGAGCGAGTTGGATGAAAAGGAGTCTTTGTTGGTGTCGGTGCAGAGGCTGAAAGACGAGGCGCGAG ACTTGAGGCAGGAATTAGCCGTACGGGAGAGACAGACGGACGGCACGAGGAAATCGGCCCCCAGTTCGCCCACTCTGGACTGTGATAAAACCGACTCGGCCGTGCAGGCTTCTCTCTCCCTCCCAGCGACCCCCGTGGGCAAAGTATCCGATAACAGCTTCACCCCACCCAAAG GGATACCAAACGGTTTCGGAACAACGCCACTTACACCTTCTGCCCGAATATCAGCACTTAACATTGTAGGGGACCTGCTGAGGAAAGTCGGG GCCTTGGAATCTAAATTAGCGGCATGTAGGAACTTTGCCAAGGACCAGGCGTCTCGGAAATCCTACGCACCTGTCGGCTTGAACAGCAGCGGTGGCGGCAGCAGCGCATTAAACAGCAGCGGGGTAAAATACTCCCACGCGGGGCACACGTCATTCTTCGACAAGGG GCAGGAGAAGGTCATTTTCCCCACGTTGTTTATGG GGCAGTAA
- the ndel1 gene encoding nuclear distribution protein nudE-like 1 isoform X1, with amino-acid sequence MISLTMENEEIPEFLSPKEEIVYWRELAKRLKQSYQEARDELIEFQEGSRELEAELETQLVQAEQRNRDLLSDNQRLKCEVESLKEKLEHQYAQSYKQVSLLEDELARARSIKDQLHKYVRELEQANDDLERAKRATIVSLEDFEQRLNQAIERNAFLESELDEKESLLVSVQRLKDEARDLRQELAVRERQTDGTRKSAPSSPTLDCDKTDSAVQASLSLPATPVGKVSDNSFTPPKGIPNGFGTTPLTPSARISALNIVGDLLRKVGALESKLAACRNFAKDQASRKSYAPVGLNSSGGGSSALNSSGVKYSHAGHTSFFDKGAVNGYDPPGVLGSRPPSPPGMLPLSV; translated from the exons ATTTCCTTAACCATGGAGAACGAGGAAATCCCTGAATTCCTGAGCCCCAAGGAGGAGATTGTCTATTGGCGGGAGCTGGCAAAGAGACTGAAACAGAG TTACCAAGAGGCCCGCGATGAACTGATAGAGTTTCAGGAGGGGAGCCGAGAGCTGGAGGCCGAGCTGGAAACGCAACTGGTGCAGGCGGAACAGAGAAACCGGGATTTGTTATCTGATAACCAAAGGCTAAAGTGCGAGGTGGAGTCACTGAAG GAGAAGCTAGAGCACCAGTACGCACAGAGCTACAAACAGGTGTCGCTGCTGGAGGATGAGTTGGCCCGCGCTCGCAGCATAAAGGATCAGTTGCACAAGTACGTGAGGGAGTTGGAGCAGGCCAACGACGACTTGGAAAGAGCCAAAAG GGCGACCATCGTGTCTCTGGAAGACTTTGAACAAAGGCTGAATCAGGCCATCGAAAGAAACGCTTTCTTGGAGAGCGAGTTGGATGAAAAGGAGTCTTTGTTGGTGTCGGTGCAGAGGCTGAAAGACGAGGCGCGAG ACTTGAGGCAGGAATTAGCCGTACGGGAGAGACAGACGGACGGCACGAGGAAATCGGCCCCCAGTTCGCCCACTCTGGACTGTGATAAAACCGACTCGGCCGTGCAGGCTTCTCTCTCCCTCCCAGCGACCCCCGTGGGCAAAGTATCCGATAACAGCTTCACCCCACCCAAAG GGATACCAAACGGTTTCGGAACAACGCCACTTACACCTTCTGCCCGAATATCAGCACTTAACATTGTAGGGGACCTGCTGAGGAAAGTCGGG GCCTTGGAATCTAAATTAGCGGCATGTAGGAACTTTGCCAAGGACCAGGCGTCTCGGAAATCCTACGCACCTGTCGGCTTGAACAGCAGCGGTGGCGGCAGCAGCGCATTAAACAGCAGCGGGGTAAAATACTCCCACGCGGGGCACACGTCATTCTTCGACAAGGG GGCAGTAAACGGTTACGACCCCCCAGGAGTTCTGGGATCGCGGCCCCCGTCCCCCCCGGGAATGCTTCCGCTTAGCGTATGA
- the ndel1 gene encoding nuclear distribution protein nudE-like 1 (The RefSeq protein has 3 substitutions compared to this genomic sequence) — protein sequence MENEEIPEFLSPKEEIVYWRELAKRLKQSYQEARDELIEFQEGSRELEAELETQLVQAEQRNRDLLSDNQRLKCEVESLKEKLEHQYAQSYKQVSLLEDELARARSIKDQLHKYVRELEQANDDLERAKRATIVSLEDFEQRLNQAIERNAFLESELDEKESLLVSVQRLKDEARDLRQELAVRERQTNGTRKSAPSSPTLDCDKTDSAVQASLSLPATPVGKVCDNSFTPPKGIPNGFGTTPLTPSARISALNIVGDLLRKVGALESKLAACRNFAKDQASRKSYTPVGLNSSGGGSSALNSSGVKYSHAGHTSFFDKGAVNGYDPPGVLGSRPPSPPGMLPLSV from the exons ATGGAGAACGAGGAAATCCCTGAATTCCTGAGCCCCAAGGAGGAGATTGTCTATTGGCGGGAGCTGGCAAAGAGACTGAAACAGAG TTACCAAGAGGCCCGCGATGAACTGATAGAGTTTCAGGAGGGGAGCCGAGAGCTGGAGGCCGAGCTGGAAACGCAACTGGTGCAGGCGGAACAGAGAAACCGGGATTTGTTATCTGATAACCAAAGGCTAAAGTGCGAGGTGGAGTCACTGAAG GAGAAGCTAGAGCACCAGTACGCACAGAGCTACAAACAGGTGTCGCTGCTGGAGGATGAGTTGGCCCGCGCTCGCAGCATAAAGGATCAGTTGCACAAGTACGTGAGGGAGTTGGAGCAGGCCAACGACGACTTGGAAAGAGCCAAAAG GGCGACCATCGTGTCTCTGGAAGACTTTGAACAAAGGCTGAATCAGGCCATCGAAAGAAACGCTTTCTTGGAGAGCGAGTTGGATGAAAAGGAGTCTTTGTTGGTGTCGGTGCAGAGGCTGAAAGACGAGGCGCGAG ACTTGAGGCAGGAATTAGCCGTACGGGAGAGACAGACGGACGGCACGAGGAAATCGGCCCCCAGTTCGCCCACTCTGGACTGTGATAAAACCGACTCGGCCGTGCAGGCTTCTCTCTCCCTCCCAGCGACCCCCGTGGGCAAAGTATCCGATAACAGCTTCACCCCACCCAAAG GGATACCAAACGGTTTCGGAACAACGCCACTTACACCTTCTGCCCGAATATCAGCACTTAACATTGTAGGGGACCTGCTGAGGAAAGTCGGG GCCTTGGAATCTAAATTAGCGGCATGTAGGAACTTTGCCAAGGACCAGGCGTCTCGGAAATCCTACGCACCTGTCGGCTTGAACAGCAGCGGTGGCGGCAGCAGCGCATTAAACAGCAGCGGGGTAAAATACTCCCACGCGGGGCACACGTCATTCTTCGACAAGGG GGCAGTAAACGGTTACGACCCCCCAGGAGTTCTGGGATCGCGGCCCCCGTCCCCCCCGGGAATGCTTCCGCTTAGCGTATGA
- the ndel1 gene encoding nuclear distribution protein nudE-like 1 isoform X2, with protein sequence MENEEIPEFLSPKEEIVYWRELAKRLKQSYQEARDELIEFQEGSRELEAELETQLVQAEQRNRDLLSDNQRLKCEVESLKEKLEHQYAQSYKQVSLLEDELARARSIKDQLHKYVRELEQANDDLERAKRATIVSLEDFEQRLNQAIERNAFLESELDEKESLLVSVQRLKDEARDLRQELAVRERQTDGTRKSAPSSPTLDCDKTDSAVQASLSLPATPVGKVSDNSFTPPKGIPNGFGTTPLTPSARISALNIVGDLLRKVGALESKLAACRNFAKDQASRKSYAPVGLNSSGGGSSALNSSGVKYSHAGHTSFFDKGAVNGYDPPGVLGSRPPSPPGMLPLSV encoded by the exons ATGGAGAACGAGGAAATCCCTGAATTCCTGAGCCCCAAGGAGGAGATTGTCTATTGGCGGGAGCTGGCAAAGAGACTGAAACAGAG TTACCAAGAGGCCCGCGATGAACTGATAGAGTTTCAGGAGGGGAGCCGAGAGCTGGAGGCCGAGCTGGAAACGCAACTGGTGCAGGCGGAACAGAGAAACCGGGATTTGTTATCTGATAACCAAAGGCTAAAGTGCGAGGTGGAGTCACTGAAG GAGAAGCTAGAGCACCAGTACGCACAGAGCTACAAACAGGTGTCGCTGCTGGAGGATGAGTTGGCCCGCGCTCGCAGCATAAAGGATCAGTTGCACAAGTACGTGAGGGAGTTGGAGCAGGCCAACGACGACTTGGAAAGAGCCAAAAG GGCGACCATCGTGTCTCTGGAAGACTTTGAACAAAGGCTGAATCAGGCCATCGAAAGAAACGCTTTCTTGGAGAGCGAGTTGGATGAAAAGGAGTCTTTGTTGGTGTCGGTGCAGAGGCTGAAAGACGAGGCGCGAG ACTTGAGGCAGGAATTAGCCGTACGGGAGAGACAGACGGACGGCACGAGGAAATCGGCCCCCAGTTCGCCCACTCTGGACTGTGATAAAACCGACTCGGCCGTGCAGGCTTCTCTCTCCCTCCCAGCGACCCCCGTGGGCAAAGTATCCGATAACAGCTTCACCCCACCCAAAG GGATACCAAACGGTTTCGGAACAACGCCACTTACACCTTCTGCCCGAATATCAGCACTTAACATTGTAGGGGACCTGCTGAGGAAAGTCGGG GCCTTGGAATCTAAATTAGCGGCATGTAGGAACTTTGCCAAGGACCAGGCGTCTCGGAAATCCTACGCACCTGTCGGCTTGAACAGCAGCGGTGGCGGCAGCAGCGCATTAAACAGCAGCGGGGTAAAATACTCCCACGCGGGGCACACGTCATTCTTCGACAAGGG GGCAGTAAACGGTTACGACCCCCCAGGAGTTCTGGGATCGCGGCCCCCGTCCCCCCCGGGAATGCTTCCGCTTAGCGTATGA